One part of the Sorangiineae bacterium MSr11954 genome encodes these proteins:
- a CDS encoding CHASE domain-containing protein — translation MRSFLVAAIYCAAGRLALLMAIPPGYATAVWPAAGAALVFILLWGPRMAPAIFVGSFFVNAGTSFDASSSAALAESIGIAIGIGVGAAGQATVGALLIRKFVGFPTALEANHDIAKFIFLGGPLPCLLSPTIGVTTLCGLGVVPWANFAFNWWTWWIGDAIGVLIFAPLTLLFIPRLDPLWRRRRATVGVPLLVGFAVVTGLFLRASAWEETRLRTEFERRATPLAHALEARLSEYQGVVGFLSSLFEASPDVSRAQFREFCQRALRKYPGIQGLGWNPRVEDARRAEFEAAARRDGLSHFEITEQDPEGVLRRAAARAEYVPVYYLEPEEGNGPAVGFDIASEPDRLEALIRARDSGELSATSRVTLIQEIGGQQGVLLVAPVFAPARDGAPTRASRPLRGYVVGVFRIDHVMETAMKSVDHEGLDFRILDEDARDEDRTVYASRQTSAGPSRRAQNDHGVSSRRWRDSFDFGGRRWTLEVTASAAYLAVYRSWQSWMVLAGGLLFVGILGVMLLMATGRASQVQRTLAESSAEAIRAFQAEEKFRSTIEAASAGMLMADQTGKIVLVNAQVERLFGYAREELIGRSVEILVPAQSRGRHPAYRAKFFQEPEARPMGGGRELFGIRKDGSEVPVEIGLNPMRTADGDFVLGSIVDITARKMAEATLRESAERFRTLVDVSAQIVWTAGPSGEVVEDSPSWRAFTGQTYEQWRSGEWFEAFHPEDRDRVAALWESAIATKSAIDTEYRIRHVSGEWRWTAARAVPLLDGEGRVRGWIGMNSDITNRKRAEYERDQLLKELQNLNTQLEARVSARTADLSKALREREVLIQEIHHRVKNNLQVISSIINMQMRKLDADSNRDALEECQTRVQAIALIHEKLYQSKDYSRVPFSEYARSLAINVFEATGASLTSVTLDLAIEDLALAVDRAIPCGLVLNELITNALKHGFRDGRQGTIRVELAKLETGQLRMAVKDNGVGLPTDLDIRRSDSLGLQLICTLSEQLDAELEVNGGGGTSFQLTFAADGGGP, via the coding sequence TTGCGCTCGTTTCTCGTCGCGGCGATTTACTGCGCCGCGGGGAGGCTCGCGCTGCTCATGGCGATACCGCCCGGCTACGCGACCGCCGTGTGGCCCGCCGCGGGCGCCGCGTTGGTGTTCATCCTTTTGTGGGGCCCGCGGATGGCGCCCGCCATTTTCGTGGGCTCGTTCTTCGTCAACGCGGGCACGTCGTTCGACGCGAGCAGCAGCGCGGCGTTGGCCGAGTCCATCGGGATCGCCATCGGCATCGGGGTCGGCGCAGCCGGCCAGGCCACCGTAGGGGCGCTGCTCATTCGCAAATTCGTGGGGTTCCCGACGGCGTTGGAGGCCAATCACGATATCGCGAAGTTCATTTTTCTGGGCGGCCCGCTGCCCTGCCTTTTGAGCCCGACCATCGGTGTGACCACGTTGTGCGGGTTGGGGGTGGTTCCTTGGGCCAACTTCGCCTTCAATTGGTGGACGTGGTGGATCGGCGACGCCATCGGTGTCTTGATCTTCGCGCCGCTCACCCTCTTGTTCATTCCTCGCCTCGATCCTCTTTGGCGCCGCCGTCGCGCGACCGTCGGTGTCCCGCTGCTCGTCGGTTTTGCGGTGGTCACCGGCCTCTTTCTGAGGGCGAGCGCCTGGGAGGAGACGCGTCTGCGCACCGAGTTCGAGCGGCGAGCTACCCCGCTGGCGCACGCGCTCGAAGCCAGGCTCTCCGAATACCAAGGGGTCGTGGGGTTCCTTTCGAGCTTGTTCGAAGCTTCCCCCGATGTCAGCCGCGCGCAATTTCGCGAGTTCTGTCAGCGCGCCTTGAGAAAATATCCGGGCATCCAAGGGCTAGGCTGGAATCCTCGCGTGGAAGACGCTCGAAGAGCCGAGTTCGAAGCCGCCGCGAGGCGCGACGGTTTGTCTCATTTCGAGATTACCGAACAGGATCCGGAGGGTGTGCTGCGACGCGCCGCGGCCCGCGCAGAATACGTACCCGTGTACTATTTGGAGCCCGAAGAGGGCAATGGGCCCGCGGTCGGCTTCGACATCGCCTCGGAGCCGGACCGCCTGGAGGCGCTGATCCGAGCGCGCGACTCGGGTGAGCTGAGCGCGACATCGCGGGTGACCCTCATTCAAGAGATAGGCGGGCAACAGGGCGTCCTATTGGTCGCCCCCGTCTTCGCGCCCGCGCGCGATGGTGCGCCGACGCGCGCCTCGCGACCGCTGCGCGGTTACGTGGTCGGCGTTTTTCGAATCGATCATGTGATGGAAACGGCGATGAAGAGCGTCGACCACGAAGGGCTCGACTTTCGAATCCTCGACGAGGACGCCCGCGACGAGGATCGGACCGTGTACGCGAGCCGGCAAACGAGCGCAGGCCCCAGCAGGCGCGCGCAAAACGACCATGGCGTGAGCTCGAGACGTTGGCGCGACTCGTTCGACTTCGGGGGGCGCCGCTGGACCTTGGAGGTCACGGCGTCGGCGGCCTATCTGGCGGTGTATCGTAGCTGGCAATCGTGGATGGTGCTCGCGGGCGGCCTCCTCTTCGTCGGCATCCTCGGCGTCATGCTGCTGATGGCGACGGGCCGAGCCTCTCAGGTGCAGCGCACCCTCGCGGAGAGCAGCGCGGAGGCCATTCGCGCGTTCCAAGCGGAAGAGAAGTTCCGATCCACCATCGAAGCGGCATCGGCCGGAATGCTCATGGCCGATCAGACCGGAAAAATCGTGTTGGTGAACGCGCAGGTCGAGCGTTTGTTCGGCTACGCGCGCGAAGAGCTCATCGGGCGATCGGTGGAGATCTTGGTCCCCGCCCAATCGCGCGGCCGGCACCCGGCTTACCGGGCCAAATTCTTTCAAGAGCCCGAGGCGCGGCCCATGGGCGGAGGGCGCGAGCTATTTGGAATACGCAAAGACGGCTCCGAAGTGCCCGTCGAGATCGGGCTCAATCCGATGCGCACCGCGGACGGGGACTTCGTGCTCGGCTCGATCGTCGACATCACCGCGCGCAAGATGGCCGAGGCCACCCTCCGTGAGAGCGCCGAGCGGTTCCGTACGCTCGTGGACGTCTCGGCGCAGATCGTCTGGACGGCGGGGCCCAGCGGCGAGGTGGTCGAGGACTCGCCCTCGTGGCGGGCCTTCACCGGCCAGACCTACGAGCAATGGCGGAGCGGGGAATGGTTCGAAGCCTTTCATCCCGAGGATCGGGATCGGGTGGCCGCGCTCTGGGAGAGCGCCATCGCGACCAAGTCGGCGATCGACACCGAGTACCGCATCCGGCACGTGAGCGGAGAGTGGCGCTGGACGGCCGCCAGGGCCGTCCCGCTTTTGGACGGGGAAGGCCGCGTGCGCGGCTGGATAGGAATGAACAGCGATATCACCAACCGCAAACGCGCGGAGTACGAGCGCGACCAGCTGCTGAAGGAGCTCCAAAACCTGAACACGCAGCTGGAGGCGCGGGTCAGCGCGCGCACCGCCGATCTGTCCAAGGCGCTCCGGGAGCGCGAGGTGTTGATCCAGGAGATTCATCATCGGGTGAAGAACAACCTGCAGGTGATCTCCAGCATCATCAACATGCAGATGCGAAAGCTCGACGCAGACAGCAACCGCGACGCGCTGGAAGAGTGCCAGACGCGCGTGCAAGCGATCGCGCTCATTCACGAGAAGCTCTATCAATCCAAGGACTACTCGCGGGTCCCGTTCTCGGAGTACGCGCGAAGCTTGGCCATCAACGTGTTCGAAGCGACCGGCGCGTCGCTCACCAGCGTCACCTTGGATCTCGCCATCGAGGATCTCGCGCTGGCCGTCGACCGGGCGATCCCTTGTGGGCTGGTCTTGAACGAGCTCATCACGAATGCCTTGAAGCACGGCTTCCGAGATGGCCGCCAAGGAACGATTCGGGTCGAGCTGGCAAAGCTCGAGACCGGGCAACTCCGAATGGCGGTAAAAGACAATGGGGTAGGGTTGCCGACGGATCTCGATATCCGAAGATCCGACTCCTTGGGCCTCCAGCTCATATGCACGCTGTCGGAGCAATTGGACGCGGAGCTGGAGGTGAACGGCGGGGGCGGGACGTCGTTTCAACTCACCTTCGCCGCAGATGGCGGCGGCCCATGA
- a CDS encoding diguanylate cyclase, with amino-acid sequence MRKYSVLIVEDERIVAMDLQQMLTALGYDAYAIASSANEAFARASEKRPDVILMDIRIKGQLDGIRTAAILREKFDVPLVYLTAHADDATIARAKKTAPHGYLLKPVKTTELKSAIEVSIYRHEMEKDLRSREALLRDTLASIEDGIVTLDSQSRIVQMNAAAETLTGWKHAEAKGKSLVLLLCPKAGDRSVDAALGTELPDRVEAVLNDGLTRHGEGAEGPTGRSFGYSITAISDRIGRTVGAVLHLHDITEQRRSDSEIRGLHAHLAELATTDELTGVGNYRAFKERLRQMVAEGERGRAFAMVLCDVDDFKRINDGLGHRAGDQALVEVARALKDNVRETDFVARCGGDEFCILFTDVSEEAAVALTERLRQSIASIREPSPVTASFGLCAYSKSFDGNTAAFVDAVDAALYQSKREGRNRVACAPRRGAWS; translated from the coding sequence ATGCGGAAATATTCGGTGCTCATCGTGGAAGACGAGCGAATCGTCGCCATGGATCTTCAGCAAATGTTGACTGCGCTCGGATACGACGCATACGCGATTGCATCGTCGGCCAACGAAGCGTTCGCGCGGGCGAGCGAGAAGCGCCCGGACGTGATCCTGATGGACATTCGCATCAAAGGCCAGCTCGACGGCATTCGCACGGCCGCCATCCTTCGCGAGAAGTTCGACGTCCCGCTCGTCTACCTCACGGCCCACGCCGACGACGCCACCATCGCGCGGGCGAAGAAGACGGCGCCGCACGGCTATTTGCTCAAACCCGTCAAGACCACGGAGCTGAAAAGCGCCATCGAAGTATCCATTTATCGGCACGAGATGGAGAAGGACCTGCGCAGCCGCGAAGCGCTGCTCAGGGATACGCTCGCATCCATCGAGGATGGGATCGTCACATTGGATTCGCAGTCGCGTATCGTGCAGATGAACGCAGCGGCAGAGACCCTGACCGGCTGGAAGCACGCCGAAGCAAAAGGGAAATCGCTGGTCCTCCTCCTCTGTCCGAAGGCGGGCGACCGGAGCGTCGACGCTGCGCTCGGCACCGAGCTGCCGGATCGGGTCGAAGCCGTCTTGAACGATGGGCTCACGCGCCATGGCGAAGGCGCCGAGGGGCCGACGGGTCGAAGCTTTGGCTATTCGATCACCGCCATCTCGGACCGCATCGGGCGCACCGTCGGCGCCGTGCTCCACCTGCACGACATTACGGAGCAACGTCGCTCGGACTCCGAAATTCGCGGGCTCCACGCGCACCTGGCGGAGCTGGCGACGACGGACGAGCTCACCGGGGTCGGGAATTATCGCGCCTTCAAAGAGCGTCTGAGGCAAATGGTGGCCGAGGGGGAACGAGGCCGGGCGTTTGCCATGGTGCTCTGCGACGTCGACGACTTCAAACGAATCAACGATGGGCTGGGTCATCGCGCCGGTGATCAGGCGCTGGTGGAGGTCGCCCGAGCCTTGAAGGACAACGTCCGCGAGACCGACTTCGTGGCCCGCTGCGGCGGCGACGAGTTTTGCATCCTGTTCACCGACGTCAGCGAAGAAGCCGCCGTCGCGCTCACGGAGAGGCTGCGGCAATCGATTGCATCCATTCGCGAGCCGAGCCCCGTCACTGCGAGTTTTGGGCTTTGCGCCTATTCGAAGTCATTCGATGGAAATACGGCGGCGTTCGTCGACGCCGTCGACGCGGCCCTCTATCAATCGAAGCGCGAGGGGCGAAACCGGGTGGCCTGCGCGCCGAGGCGCGGCGCGTGGAGCTGA